The following proteins come from a genomic window of Corynebacterium falsenii:
- a CDS encoding NADP-dependent oxidoreductase yields MSTSETSSSSSSSDSTTPHSTPRTSTRIVLASRPHGEPTQDNFRTETVELPAPAELGKSELLLETLYLSLDPYMRGRMSDAESYADPVAIGDPIVGATVSRVVASTDEKFTQGDIVLSYGGWQTHSVEKSGHVRRLDADSGLPLSTALGVLGMPGFTAWAGMNNIGHPQEGETVVVAAATGPVGSMVGQIAKLHGARAVGIAGGPEKVAYLKELGFDAAIDHRAEDFTEQLAEATPEGIDVYYENVGGKVWDAVLPRLNTYARVPVCGLVSGYNATELPEGPDRSGQLMGTVLKKSLTIRGFIQAEFADQMGDFLEEMTPRVQDGSVKYREDVVEGLDNAVDAFVGILNGKNFGKLVVKVAE; encoded by the coding sequence ATGAGTACTTCAGAAACGTCTTCCTCCTCTTCCTCCTCCGATTCCACCACCCCACACTCCACCCCGCGCACCTCCACGCGCATCGTGTTGGCCAGCCGCCCGCATGGCGAGCCCACCCAGGACAACTTCCGCACCGAGACCGTTGAGCTCCCGGCCCCCGCTGAGCTGGGCAAGTCCGAGCTTCTCCTGGAAACGCTCTACCTTTCCCTCGATCCGTACATGCGCGGCCGGATGAGCGACGCCGAATCCTACGCCGACCCAGTAGCCATTGGTGACCCGATTGTCGGCGCTACGGTATCGCGGGTTGTGGCGTCGACGGACGAAAAGTTCACGCAAGGCGACATCGTGTTGAGCTACGGGGGTTGGCAAACCCACTCGGTTGAAAAGAGTGGCCACGTGCGCCGGCTCGATGCTGACAGCGGCCTGCCGCTCTCCACGGCGCTGGGTGTGCTGGGGATGCCCGGCTTCACCGCGTGGGCCGGTATGAACAACATCGGCCACCCGCAGGAAGGTGAGACGGTCGTGGTCGCCGCCGCCACCGGACCGGTGGGCAGCATGGTGGGCCAGATCGCGAAGCTCCACGGCGCCCGCGCAGTGGGGATCGCCGGTGGCCCAGAGAAGGTCGCTTACCTCAAGGAACTCGGGTTCGACGCCGCCATCGACCACCGTGCCGAAGACTTCACCGAGCAGCTCGCGGAGGCCACGCCGGAAGGGATCGACGTCTACTACGAAAACGTCGGCGGCAAGGTGTGGGATGCGGTGCTGCCGCGGCTCAACACGTACGCGCGTGTGCCGGTGTGCGGTTTGGTGTCCGGCTACAACGCCACCGAGCTTCCCGAGGGCCCGGATCGTTCCGGCCAGCTCATGGGCACGGTGTTGAAGAAGTCGCTGACCATCCGCGGTTTCATCCAGGCCGAGTTCGCCGACCAGATGGGCGACTTCCTCGAGGAGATGACCCCGCGCGTGCAGGACGGCTCCGTGAAGTACCGCGAAGATGTTGTGGAGGGATTGGATAACGCCGTGGATGCGTTCGTGGGCATACTCAACGGCAAGAACTTCGGCAAGCTCGTGGTGAAGGTCGCGGAGTAG
- a CDS encoding type 1 glutamine amidotransferase domain-containing protein: MSSANPRILHVVTNVDHYAAKPDRATGLWLSELTHAWDIFADRGFEQTIVSPRGGYSPIEPQSLKFPFFDASAKAWHSDPSQMALLGTTSKPEDIDPNDYDAIYFTGGHGVMFDFPDSEGLQSITQTIWNNGGVVSAVCHGYAGLLNATDGNGTPLVSGRKLTGFSWAEEIAAMVSKLVPYNVEEEIQKRGAKYSKNIVPFTSNVVVDGRLVTGQNPTSAKATATKVAELVTSRAQK; this comes from the coding sequence GTGTCCTCCGCTAACCCCCGCATCCTGCACGTCGTCACGAACGTCGATCACTACGCCGCCAAGCCCGACCGCGCCACCGGCCTCTGGCTCTCCGAGCTCACCCACGCCTGGGATATCTTCGCCGATCGCGGGTTCGAGCAGACCATCGTCAGCCCCCGGGGCGGCTACTCCCCTATCGAGCCGCAATCGCTGAAATTCCCGTTTTTCGACGCCTCAGCCAAGGCGTGGCACTCAGACCCGAGCCAAATGGCTCTCTTGGGCACCACCTCGAAGCCAGAAGACATCGACCCCAATGACTACGACGCGATCTACTTCACCGGCGGCCACGGCGTGATGTTCGACTTCCCGGATAGCGAAGGTCTGCAGTCAATTACCCAAACCATCTGGAACAACGGCGGCGTGGTTTCCGCGGTTTGCCACGGTTACGCCGGCCTGCTCAATGCCACCGACGGCAACGGCACCCCGCTGGTCTCCGGCCGCAAGCTCACCGGCTTTTCCTGGGCTGAGGAGATCGCCGCGATGGTCTCGAAGCTGGTGCCCTACAACGTGGAGGAGGAAATCCAGAAGCGCGGGGCGAAATACTCCAAGAACATCGTGCCGTTCACCTCCAACGTTGTGGTCGACGGACGCCTTGTGACCGGCCAGAACCCCACCTCCGCCAAGGCGACCGCGACGAAGGTCGCTGAGCTCGTGACCTCTCGCGCCCAGAAATAA
- a CDS encoding DUF885 domain-containing protein translates to MGINKIADEFVDASVALSPEFATSLGLEQDQDRWSDYSPEGVQAAADLAQGTIEQLRNTEPTDAGEAITKAAMLDRLGVELQRHELGEAYRDVNNIASPIQAVRDTLAQTDATTDQGKSNLASRIERIGEAYRGYAQTLAEGIKRGLVPAERQVRLGIEQLTAMAAERSVLDIYGAEAHATADQIAAGKQAAADLATFLSTKIAPHATSTDGVGRERYTVASHLWVGHRIDLDETYEWGLEELNRLISEQRVCAAELYGAGTSPAEAFERLNADPAYQLRGVDALQQWMQQTADSVIDRMNGVYFDIPAPVERIECCIDKAGTGGIFYTEPSADFKRPGRMWWSVPEGEDTFNTWQELTTVYHEGVPGHHLQLGQQIFEAEHLNRWRRQMCFNSGHAEGWALYAERLMDELGFLPDAGYRMGMLDGQRLRAARVVLDIGVHLGKKTPEGGVWDADYAWQFMKDNTAMADGFLRFEVDRYLGWPGQAPSYKVGQRLWEQLRDEFLAARPGELKEFHRLALREGTLPLGVLRDVVMAQA, encoded by the coding sequence ATGGGTATCAACAAGATCGCAGATGAGTTCGTCGACGCATCCGTCGCACTGTCTCCCGAGTTCGCAACCTCACTGGGCCTCGAGCAGGACCAAGACCGATGGAGCGACTACTCCCCGGAGGGTGTGCAAGCCGCAGCCGACCTCGCACAGGGCACCATCGAGCAGCTCCGCAACACCGAGCCCACCGACGCCGGCGAGGCCATCACCAAGGCAGCCATGCTGGACCGGCTCGGCGTGGAACTGCAGCGCCATGAACTCGGCGAGGCCTATCGCGATGTCAACAACATCGCCAGCCCCATCCAAGCCGTCCGCGACACCCTCGCCCAAACCGACGCCACCACTGACCAGGGCAAATCCAACCTGGCCTCGCGCATCGAACGCATCGGCGAGGCCTACCGCGGATACGCGCAAACCCTCGCCGAGGGCATAAAGCGCGGTCTCGTCCCCGCCGAGCGCCAGGTCCGCCTTGGTATCGAGCAGCTCACAGCCATGGCCGCCGAGCGCTCCGTCCTCGACATCTACGGCGCCGAGGCTCACGCTACCGCCGATCAGATCGCCGCTGGAAAGCAGGCCGCCGCCGACCTCGCCACCTTCCTCAGCACCAAGATCGCCCCGCACGCCACCAGCACCGATGGCGTAGGCCGCGAGCGCTACACGGTCGCCAGCCACCTGTGGGTGGGGCACCGCATTGACCTCGACGAAACCTACGAATGGGGATTGGAGGAACTCAACCGCCTCATCAGCGAACAACGGGTCTGCGCCGCCGAGCTCTACGGTGCGGGCACCAGCCCAGCGGAAGCGTTCGAGCGCCTCAATGCCGATCCGGCGTACCAACTTCGCGGCGTCGACGCTCTACAACAATGGATGCAGCAGACCGCCGACAGTGTGATCGACCGCATGAACGGCGTGTACTTCGATATCCCCGCGCCCGTCGAACGCATTGAATGCTGCATCGACAAGGCCGGCACGGGCGGCATCTTCTACACAGAGCCCTCCGCGGACTTCAAGCGACCAGGGCGGATGTGGTGGTCCGTGCCCGAAGGTGAGGACACCTTCAACACCTGGCAGGAACTGACCACCGTCTACCACGAGGGCGTGCCCGGCCATCACCTGCAGCTCGGTCAGCAGATCTTCGAGGCGGAGCACCTCAACCGCTGGCGCCGCCAAATGTGCTTCAACTCCGGCCACGCTGAGGGCTGGGCACTGTACGCGGAGCGGCTCATGGATGAGCTCGGGTTCCTCCCCGATGCGGGTTATCGGATGGGCATGCTCGACGGCCAAAGGCTCCGCGCCGCCCGTGTCGTTCTGGATATCGGAGTGCACCTCGGCAAGAAGACGCCCGAGGGCGGGGTCTGGGACGCCGACTATGCCTGGCAGTTCATGAAGGACAACACCGCGATGGCCGATGGCTTCCTGCGCTTCGAGGTGGATCGTTACCTGGGCTGGCCCGGCCAGGCGCCCTCGTACAAGGTGGGGCAGAGGCTGTGGGAGCAGCTCCGCGACGAGTTCCTGGCGGCACGTCCCGGCGAGCTCAAGGAGTTCCACCGCCTCGCGCTGCGCGAGGGCACGCTGCCGCTGGGTGTGCTGCGCGACGTGGTGATGGCACAGGCGTAG
- a CDS encoding FAD-dependent oxidoreductase has product MSTTDTTSTANTADVIVVGAGVAGLAAARELQSQGRTVIVLESEGHIGGRITTEEVDGFLVDRGFQILNPAYRHLSSSIDVDRLGIRAFPRAVRVRTDNDLVELVDPTRRPQALPKMLTSGLMSKNDLAAFRLLTKLTGKDTTRAEAFDKAGFTGPLRRHVVDPFLSGVVGEREGSTSFRHVAWLISKFVAGTPGLPSGGMRTLPRIMAEGLDVRLNQRVTGVDTTSATVWLGDTSLQAKAVVVAAGLEQSAALMGKSQPQMHGTRTFWFAADEAPSDTAAVHVDGRGQAGEHGPIATACVVSNAAPEYTPDGKHLIAALTLTDGADPSEADTRRQLGEIFGVDPSSWTLLATHDVPDTLPAVAPGEPGGVEAQRSERAVMCGDQFGNASTDGAIASGQAAAKLVRDILG; this is encoded by the coding sequence ATGAGCACCACAGACACCACATCCACGGCAAACACAGCCGACGTCATCGTCGTGGGCGCCGGAGTCGCCGGCCTAGCGGCCGCCCGCGAGCTGCAGAGCCAAGGGCGGACGGTCATCGTCCTCGAATCCGAAGGGCACATCGGCGGACGCATCACCACGGAGGAGGTCGATGGCTTCTTGGTGGACCGAGGTTTTCAGATCCTCAACCCTGCCTACCGCCACCTGAGCTCCAGCATTGACGTGGATCGCTTGGGCATCCGGGCCTTCCCCCGCGCGGTGCGAGTGCGCACGGACAATGACCTCGTGGAACTAGTTGATCCCACCCGCCGCCCGCAAGCGCTGCCAAAGATGCTGACATCCGGGCTGATGAGCAAGAACGACCTCGCCGCCTTCCGCCTGCTCACCAAGCTAACCGGCAAGGACACCACGCGAGCCGAGGCCTTCGACAAGGCCGGGTTCACCGGCCCGCTGCGCCGCCATGTGGTGGACCCATTCCTTTCCGGGGTGGTGGGAGAGCGCGAAGGCAGCACATCCTTCCGCCACGTCGCCTGGCTCATCTCCAAATTCGTGGCGGGAACACCCGGGCTCCCCAGCGGCGGCATGCGTACCCTTCCACGCATCATGGCCGAGGGGCTCGACGTGCGTCTCAACCAGCGCGTCACCGGCGTAGACACCACCAGCGCAACCGTGTGGCTGGGAGACACGTCACTGCAGGCCAAGGCCGTTGTCGTTGCGGCCGGACTGGAACAGTCCGCAGCCCTCATGGGCAAGTCCCAGCCGCAGATGCACGGCACCCGCACGTTCTGGTTCGCCGCAGACGAAGCACCCAGTGATACCGCGGCCGTCCACGTCGACGGCCGCGGCCAGGCCGGCGAGCACGGTCCCATCGCTACCGCCTGCGTGGTGAGCAACGCCGCACCCGAGTACACCCCAGACGGCAAGCATCTCATCGCCGCACTGACGCTGACGGATGGCGCCGATCCCAGTGAGGCCGATACCCGCCGACAACTCGGCGAGATCTTCGGCGTGGATCCGAGCTCGTGGACACTGCTGGCCACGCACGATGTGCCAGACACCCTGCCGGCTGTGGCGCCGGGGGAGCCTGGTGGCGTTGAAGCCCAAAGAAGCGAACGGGCAGTGATGTGCGGCGACCAGTTCGGCAACGCCTCCACCGACGGCGCGATCGCTTCTGGCCAGGCCGCTGCAAAGCTGGTGCGAGACATTCTCGGCTAG
- a CDS encoding DsbA family protein: MSQKIKAPNSKNGRGFLWGIIAIIVIAAVVIGFIVVKNKSSAVDNVSLPEDNVNFEVSTEDNAVVMAAKNVQKDAPVVEIFEDFSCPHCADLVKADHEGVLKALDDGKIIVKLRFLNFLDEEDQANKPESGSSTRGAATAWTIAQTGNARAFWNMHDLMMLDQKTVARTWGWDQLGEAASKYDVDGAVVDQIKSGEVKDEGIKVAKANAEDLKKRAGKVSSPIVYVNGKEFQLQSDGNGGLKSWVPEVVK, translated from the coding sequence GTGAGCCAGAAGATTAAGGCGCCGAACTCGAAGAATGGTCGGGGATTCCTCTGGGGAATCATCGCCATTATCGTGATCGCCGCCGTGGTGATTGGCTTCATCGTTGTCAAGAACAAGAGCAGCGCCGTGGACAATGTGAGCCTGCCGGAAGACAACGTGAACTTTGAAGTCTCCACCGAGGACAATGCCGTGGTCATGGCTGCCAAGAACGTGCAGAAGGACGCGCCGGTGGTGGAGATTTTCGAGGACTTCTCCTGCCCCCACTGCGCCGACTTGGTGAAGGCCGACCACGAGGGTGTGCTCAAGGCTCTGGATGACGGCAAGATCATCGTGAAGCTTCGCTTCCTCAACTTCCTAGACGAGGAGGATCAGGCTAATAAGCCCGAGTCCGGTTCCTCGACTCGTGGTGCGGCGACCGCATGGACCATCGCCCAGACCGGCAACGCCCGTGCTTTCTGGAACATGCACGACCTGATGATGCTGGACCAGAAGACCGTGGCTCGCACCTGGGGCTGGGATCAGCTCGGTGAGGCTGCCTCCAAGTACGACGTTGATGGCGCCGTGGTCGATCAGATCAAGAGCGGCGAGGTTAAGGACGAAGGCATCAAGGTTGCCAAGGCCAACGCCGAGGATCTGAAGAAGCGTGCAGGCAAGGTCTCCTCGCCGATCGTGTACGTCAACGGCAAGGAGTTCCAGTTGCAGTCCGACGGCAACGGTGGACTGAAGTCCTGGGTTCCTGAGGTTGTGAAGTAG
- a CDS encoding HNH endonuclease signature motif containing protein, which produces MTTTPHTTAPTNTDEHTNDTASDLTTHVDVIEASMATVTDILTTPTAELFHTHRTDIIRLLKTISHTDTLYAAFAYAAHEAGISRAAGTTRTSTYLARLLDTSEYQARQWINLGISLYKPPEPPTDNTDGADTAENTANNDDDGDGAAQNRADQLAERRRAHEAHQAHLAAQAQARKQARKLSDAKLAEINRELEHLHPSLHTEHHHILFDNATTMATTTTVDDLKLHLRTQVRTLNSSVVDPTADYRARKLLWSPADTHGNIRLTAVLPRTGHALLETLMSPARLAAFDRSRGVNTDEDRRTMAQRRADMFMSMLETWAADADAATAPRTRGLASLVVAMSAKDLTTLPTNTTDADADPGVKASPTIQAESGAPATSSTTGSPPPVSGESLNTPSVWFPTNTNARLHPIDILRLGLAEHDLGVVLDPDSGRALASARMKRHATVEQKLMLVAEQLCCAYPGCNRAAVDCDVHHIKAWSHGGRTSIDNLTLLCRAHHRMNRDQHDGGVGMGHAEVDPESGRVGWREARHNHEGLPDLPGTPPPTTPAPTDPSSPGSPSPEPSGSDTRVRPRPHPRLSDTVVVNTSTTASQAPGAKVPDQDWGSTEVQALFDPPQPQSPEHHGDRAS; this is translated from the coding sequence ATGACCACCACACCACACACCACAGCGCCAACCAATACAGACGAACACACAAACGATACCGCTAGTGACTTAACTACTCATGTTGATGTCATCGAAGCATCCATGGCCACGGTCACCGACATCCTCACCACACCCACCGCCGAGCTATTCCACACCCACCGCACCGACATCATCCGCCTGTTGAAAACCATCAGCCACACCGACACCCTGTACGCCGCATTCGCTTACGCCGCCCACGAAGCGGGCATCTCCCGCGCGGCGGGCACGACACGAACCTCGACCTACCTCGCCAGATTGTTGGACACCTCCGAATACCAAGCACGACAGTGGATCAACCTCGGGATAAGCCTGTACAAACCACCCGAACCACCAACAGATAACACTGATGGTGCAGACACCGCCGAAAACACCGCCAACAATGACGACGATGGTGATGGTGCTGCCCAGAACCGTGCCGACCAATTAGCCGAACGCCGCCGAGCACACGAAGCCCACCAAGCACACCTCGCCGCCCAAGCACAAGCACGCAAACAAGCCCGGAAGCTTAGCGATGCGAAACTGGCGGAGATCAACCGCGAACTCGAACACCTCCACCCCAGCCTGCACACCGAGCATCACCACATCCTGTTCGACAACGCCACCACCATGGCAACCACCACCACCGTCGACGACCTCAAACTCCACCTGCGCACCCAAGTCCGCACGTTGAATAGCAGCGTGGTGGATCCGACCGCTGACTACCGGGCACGCAAACTCCTCTGGTCACCCGCCGACACCCACGGCAACATCCGCCTCACCGCCGTGCTCCCCCGCACCGGGCACGCGTTGTTGGAAACACTGATGTCCCCAGCACGGCTAGCAGCGTTCGATCGCAGTCGTGGGGTGAACACGGACGAGGACCGTAGAACCATGGCTCAACGCCGGGCGGATATGTTCATGTCCATGCTGGAAACCTGGGCTGCGGATGCTGACGCCGCCACCGCACCACGCACACGAGGGCTTGCCTCTTTGGTGGTGGCGATGTCCGCGAAAGACCTCACCACACTGCCCACCAACACCACTGATGCTGATGCGGACCCTGGCGTGAAAGCCAGCCCCACGATCCAAGCTGAATCCGGAGCACCTGCCACCAGCAGCACCACTGGCTCCCCACCACCGGTATCCGGAGAGTCACTGAACACGCCTAGTGTGTGGTTTCCCACGAACACCAACGCCCGGCTGCACCCGATCGATATCCTCCGACTGGGTCTGGCTGAGCATGATCTGGGGGTAGTGCTCGATCCGGATTCCGGACGCGCCCTTGCTTCAGCGCGGATGAAGCGGCATGCCACGGTGGAGCAGAAGCTCATGCTTGTTGCTGAGCAGTTGTGTTGTGCGTATCCGGGGTGTAACCGGGCTGCGGTGGACTGCGATGTCCACCACATCAAAGCCTGGTCCCATGGGGGACGCACGAGCATTGATAATTTGACGTTGTTGTGTCGGGCTCATCATCGGATGAACCGTGATCAGCATGATGGTGGTGTGGGTATGGGCCATGCTGAGGTTGATCCGGAATCCGGACGCGTCGGCTGGAGGGAAGCCCGTCACAACCACGAGGGCTTACCGGATCTGCCTGGCACACCACCACCAACAACCCCAGCGCCGACCGATCCATCCTCACCCGGATCACCGTCCCCCGAACCCTCAGGGTCGGACACGCGCGTGCGCCCGCGTCCGCATCCTCGGTTGAGTGACACGGTTGTGGTCAATACGTCCACCACCGCCAGCCAAGCCCCCGGAGCCAAGGTGCCGGACCAGGACTGGGGCAGCACGGAGGTCCAGGCACTATTCGACCCACCACAACCACAGTCCCCAGAACACCACGGTGATCGAGCATCATGA
- a CDS encoding MFS transporter, producing the protein MKQGQRVGGEPTPARADWWKIGIAMFAIGFGANHFAPLLPVYRQELDLSQSKVTFLLAIYILGLIPALLAGGALSDRYGRRAVMRPATIISLAGTLLLMALPDKFEIVVALGRLVTGVAVGLMLSAGASWLKEVTALSGGTTEVGARRATIATSAGFGLGPACSGALAQWAPAPLYTPLVVHVVLIVISAFLVWRVPEAAVAPSTQSASTQSPGTDRGHGWSVKAIMPIVPTLFWAPWVFGTATTAFATLNTFALDEVSVPIAFTGLMATTAMGSGVAVQPLATRAITRSGRPPARVGLLLAAAGMLLGTFVVWTHSPALALVAAVVLGSAYGTLMVSGLFTVQRAAHRDDLGRLTAVYYSFTYLGFFAPFVISVLSKVAPQQYVMMFGMVVALLTALATALAGLSPRRAPRARRRLR; encoded by the coding sequence ATGAAACAAGGGCAGCGCGTCGGCGGTGAGCCTACCCCGGCGCGCGCCGACTGGTGGAAGATCGGCATCGCCATGTTCGCCATCGGGTTCGGGGCGAATCACTTTGCCCCGCTGCTGCCCGTCTACCGGCAGGAACTGGACTTAAGCCAGAGCAAGGTCACGTTCCTGCTGGCTATTTACATTCTGGGCCTCATCCCCGCGCTGCTGGCAGGCGGCGCCTTATCCGACCGATACGGCCGCCGTGCGGTGATGCGCCCGGCGACGATCATCTCCCTGGCAGGAACGCTGCTGCTCATGGCGTTGCCCGATAAGTTCGAGATCGTCGTGGCGCTGGGCAGGCTCGTCACCGGCGTGGCCGTGGGGCTGATGCTGTCTGCTGGTGCGTCGTGGCTCAAGGAAGTCACCGCGCTCAGCGGGGGAACTACCGAAGTGGGCGCGCGCCGGGCCACCATCGCTACCTCTGCGGGCTTCGGCTTGGGCCCGGCGTGCAGCGGCGCGCTGGCGCAGTGGGCCCCGGCGCCGCTGTACACCCCGCTGGTGGTGCACGTGGTGCTTATCGTGATCTCGGCCTTCTTGGTGTGGCGGGTTCCCGAGGCTGCCGTCGCGCCGAGCACACAGTCGGCGAGTACGCAGTCGCCGGGCACAGACCGCGGCCACGGCTGGAGCGTCAAGGCCATCATGCCGATTGTGCCCACGTTGTTCTGGGCGCCGTGGGTGTTCGGTACCGCGACCACGGCGTTCGCCACCCTCAATACTTTTGCCCTTGACGAGGTGAGCGTACCCATCGCGTTCACCGGACTCATGGCCACCACCGCGATGGGCAGTGGTGTGGCCGTGCAACCCCTCGCCACGAGGGCGATTACCCGTTCGGGGCGGCCACCCGCGCGGGTGGGGTTGCTCCTCGCCGCTGCGGGCATGCTGCTGGGAACGTTCGTGGTGTGGACTCACTCCCCCGCCCTCGCGCTCGTGGCGGCGGTGGTGCTGGGCAGCGCCTACGGCACGCTCATGGTCTCCGGGTTATTCACCGTCCAGCGGGCGGCCCACCGCGATGACCTGGGCCGACTCACGGCGGTGTACTACTCGTTTACCTACCTGGGGTTCTTCGCGCCCTTCGTTATTTCCGTGCTGTCCAAGGTGGCGCCCCAGCAGTACGTGATGATGTTCGGCATGGTGGTGGCGCTGCTCACTGCCTTGGCGACCGCCCTTGCCGGGCTCAGTCCTCGTCGTGCTCCTCGTGCTCGCCGCCGATTGCGATAG
- a CDS encoding pyridoxamine 5'-phosphate oxidase family protein, translating to MTTKQQSPDHHNHSGHADHTDYAEQAGQRKTVRELIEKSRFAMITTTDEHGAMVSRPMTVQEVTDDGDIIFIVPKDGDAAQQADGSQVNLGFTKDMSFVSVAGRGEIREDKQKLEELWGPGTEAFSTKDETPDNTNKVLLVIHGESAQYWDSPSKPALAVGLIKDIIAGKSGESGDRPSGDSGTVEL from the coding sequence ATGACCACGAAACAGCAATCACCAGACCACCACAACCACTCGGGCCACGCTGACCACACTGATTACGCCGAGCAAGCCGGGCAGCGGAAGACGGTCCGCGAGCTCATCGAGAAGTCCCGCTTCGCGATGATCACCACCACGGACGAGCACGGGGCCATGGTGTCCCGCCCCATGACTGTCCAAGAAGTCACCGACGATGGCGACATCATCTTCATCGTTCCAAAGGATGGCGACGCCGCCCAGCAGGCCGATGGCTCCCAGGTCAATCTCGGGTTCACCAAGGACATGTCCTTCGTCTCGGTCGCGGGCCGCGGCGAGATCCGCGAGGATAAGCAGAAGCTCGAGGAGCTGTGGGGACCGGGCACCGAGGCGTTCTCTACGAAGGACGAGACTCCGGATAACACCAACAAGGTCCTGCTCGTCATCCACGGCGAATCCGCCCAGTACTGGGATAGCCCCTCCAAGCCCGCGCTGGCTGTGGGGCTGATCAAGGACATTATCGCCGGTAAATCTGGTGAATCCGGTGACCGGCCCAGCGGTGACAGCGGCACGGTCGAGCTATAA
- a CDS encoding vitamin K epoxide reductase family protein has protein sequence MPTAQPTTIPPVAHRSGLGATKRFGVAMLIMGTIALIFSTLIMYDKLQLMLDPNFEPACTINTIVSCTDVMSSQQASAFGFPNPFIGMIGFPVVMTTGVVLATGAKLPKWYWYCTIVGLGLGVVFVHWLAYQAIYKIVALCPYCMVVWSMMLPLFIMTLVHVRRETRRERGEVVAHSAFGMPFVVLIVWYLGFFALIADQFIF, from the coding sequence ATGCCGACTGCTCAGCCCACCACCATTCCTCCCGTCGCCCACCGCAGCGGCCTCGGGGCCACAAAGCGTTTCGGCGTCGCCATGCTGATCATGGGAACGATCGCACTGATCTTCTCTACGCTGATCATGTACGACAAGTTGCAGCTCATGCTCGACCCGAACTTCGAGCCCGCCTGCACCATCAACACGATTGTGTCCTGCACGGATGTGATGTCCTCCCAGCAGGCGTCCGCCTTCGGCTTCCCCAATCCGTTCATCGGCATGATCGGTTTTCCCGTGGTGATGACGACGGGCGTGGTGCTCGCGACGGGCGCGAAGCTCCCCAAATGGTACTGGTACTGCACCATCGTGGGCCTGGGGCTGGGCGTGGTCTTCGTCCACTGGCTGGCCTACCAGGCGATTTACAAGATCGTGGCGCTGTGCCCCTACTGCATGGTGGTGTGGTCGATGATGCTGCCGCTGTTCATCATGACCTTGGTGCATGTGCGGCGTGAGACGCGCCGGGAACGCGGAGAGGTCGTCGCGCACTCCGCGTTCGGCATGCCGTTTGTTGTGCTGATCGTGTGGTATCTGGGCTTCTTTGCCCTTATTGCTGATCAGTTTATTTTCTAG
- a CDS encoding uracil-DNA glycosylase produces the protein MTAPHPTPLPHPITGDLFDSPVPPGTGWPGDPATANTPVCHTAEDIAARADQARSHGDLTELEAAISVCSVCDRLVDWRQSLAVHKRAAFADQPYWSRPVPSFGNPDARRVIVGLAPSAHGSNRTGRNFTGDPAGRWLYRALYKAGACTREESIAAGDGMEITAARVVPPVHCAPPHNKPTTEEKATCRTWFSTELSMIRPVAILALGQIGWTSVFQAGAALGWEGISPRPKFGHNVTATVTTGWGPLTVVGCYHPSQRNTSTKLLTEPKLDAAMRTFLAIAIGGEHEEHDED, from the coding sequence ATGACTGCCCCGCATCCCACACCCCTGCCGCACCCCATCACAGGCGACCTGTTCGACTCTCCCGTGCCGCCGGGCACCGGCTGGCCTGGCGACCCGGCAACCGCGAATACGCCCGTGTGCCACACCGCCGAGGACATCGCTGCCCGCGCCGATCAGGCCCGCTCGCACGGCGACCTCACCGAGCTTGAGGCCGCCATCTCCGTGTGCTCGGTCTGCGACAGGCTGGTCGACTGGCGGCAGTCATTGGCGGTACACAAACGCGCGGCGTTTGCCGATCAGCCCTATTGGTCCCGCCCGGTGCCCAGCTTCGGCAACCCCGACGCGCGTAGGGTCATCGTGGGTCTTGCGCCATCCGCGCACGGCAGCAACCGCACGGGCCGCAACTTCACCGGCGACCCCGCAGGTCGATGGCTTTACCGCGCCCTCTACAAGGCCGGGGCCTGCACTCGCGAGGAGTCCATCGCCGCCGGCGACGGCATGGAGATCACCGCAGCCCGCGTGGTCCCACCCGTGCACTGCGCCCCGCCGCACAACAAACCCACCACCGAGGAGAAGGCGACGTGCCGCACCTGGTTTAGCACTGAGCTGAGCATGATCCGCCCCGTCGCCATCCTCGCGCTCGGGCAGATTGGCTGGACCAGCGTGTTCCAGGCCGGCGCTGCACTCGGCTGGGAGGGTATCTCCCCGCGCCCGAAGTTCGGCCACAACGTCACAGCGACCGTCACGACCGGTTGGGGTCCGCTCACCGTCGTGGGCTGTTATCACCCGTCACAGCGCAACACTTCCACCAAGCTGCTCACCGAGCCTAAACTCGACGCCGCCATGCGGACCTTCCTCGCTATCGCAATCGGCGGCGAGCACGAGGAGCACGACGAGGACTGA